One genomic region from Leifsonia poae encodes:
- a CDS encoding beta-glucosidase family protein: MTIADETTELWRDPTRSPDERAAALLQQMSLREKLQQLGSTWPDAEGAGGDVAPMQDTLLRAEPFDDAVKDGLGQITRPFGTAPIEVRAGRSKLVELQNRVMEANRFRIPAIAHEECLTGFTAWTATVYPTPLAWAATNDPELVEEMAAAIGEDMRSLGIHQGLSPVLDVVRDYRWGRVEETLGEDPTLVGELATAYVRGLQSSGLIATLKHFAGYSASRGARNHAPVSMGSREFADVVLPPFARAVIEGKVRSVMNSYADVDGVPPAADARLLTNLLRDEWGFEGTVVSDYWAIPFLQSTHRVASTITDAGIQSLKAGMDVELPHTLGFNDDLLEAVGDGRLQESAIDVAALRVIRQKAELGLLDPSWAPEIDGLPEIDLDSPRNRDIARRVAEESVILLQNDTQLLPLAAAPSIAVIGPGADDAGCLFGCYSFPNHVVAGHPEVGIGIDAPTILEGVRAEYPGSSISYEQGTSISGTDLGGIDAAVAAAASADITILVVGDRSGMFGNGTSGEGCDVTTLELPGVQTQLVDRVLEASSNVILLVVSGRPYAIGDAASRAAAALQVFFPGEEGASAIAGVLSGRVEPSGRLPVQIPGGRASQPGTYLAAPLALRSDGVSNIDPTPAYPFGYGLSYSQLTIDDARVDREEIETDGEVRVTAAIANVGSRSAWHIPQLYLSDPVASVTRPVRARLASRRVFLEPGQSAEVTFEVHTDVLGFTGRELRRQVEAGELIFTVAQDAADDGRSVSVVLSGETRYTPAARRYSVGSEATLSR, translated from the coding sequence ATGACTATCGCCGATGAGACGACCGAGCTGTGGCGCGACCCCACACGATCGCCAGACGAACGAGCCGCGGCACTGCTTCAGCAGATGTCCCTGAGGGAGAAACTGCAGCAGTTGGGCAGCACTTGGCCGGACGCCGAAGGGGCGGGCGGGGACGTGGCACCCATGCAGGACACCCTGCTGCGGGCTGAACCATTCGACGATGCGGTCAAAGACGGTCTCGGCCAGATCACCCGACCGTTCGGAACGGCGCCGATCGAAGTGCGTGCCGGGCGCAGCAAACTCGTTGAGCTGCAGAACCGGGTGATGGAGGCAAACCGGTTCCGCATCCCGGCGATCGCTCACGAAGAGTGCCTGACGGGCTTCACCGCGTGGACCGCGACCGTGTATCCGACACCGCTGGCATGGGCAGCGACCAACGACCCTGAGCTCGTGGAAGAGATGGCGGCAGCCATCGGCGAAGACATGCGCTCCCTCGGCATCCATCAGGGTCTCTCGCCGGTGTTGGACGTGGTGCGTGACTACCGGTGGGGGCGCGTCGAAGAGACGCTCGGTGAGGACCCCACCCTTGTCGGCGAGCTTGCCACCGCTTACGTCAGAGGGCTTCAGTCGTCCGGGCTGATCGCAACGCTCAAACACTTCGCCGGCTACTCAGCCTCCCGCGGCGCCCGCAACCACGCGCCCGTGTCGATGGGGTCGCGGGAGTTCGCGGACGTCGTCCTTCCCCCGTTCGCGCGCGCCGTGATTGAAGGCAAGGTGCGCTCGGTCATGAACTCGTATGCCGATGTGGATGGGGTACCGCCGGCCGCTGACGCTCGACTCCTCACGAACCTTTTGCGTGACGAGTGGGGTTTCGAAGGGACGGTGGTCTCCGACTACTGGGCGATCCCGTTCCTGCAGTCCACCCACCGCGTCGCATCGACGATCACCGACGCCGGGATCCAATCGTTGAAGGCGGGGATGGACGTCGAGCTGCCGCACACGCTCGGGTTCAACGACGACCTGCTCGAGGCGGTCGGCGATGGTCGTCTGCAGGAGAGCGCAATCGATGTGGCGGCTCTCCGTGTCATCCGACAGAAGGCGGAACTCGGGCTGCTGGACCCCTCCTGGGCACCCGAGATCGACGGACTTCCTGAGATTGACCTTGACTCTCCACGCAATCGCGACATCGCCCGAAGGGTTGCCGAAGAGTCGGTCATTCTGCTCCAGAACGACACCCAGCTGCTGCCCCTTGCCGCGGCGCCGTCCATCGCGGTCATCGGCCCGGGAGCTGACGACGCCGGCTGCCTGTTCGGCTGCTACTCGTTCCCGAACCATGTCGTCGCTGGCCACCCCGAGGTCGGAATCGGTATCGACGCTCCCACGATCCTCGAGGGCGTCCGAGCCGAATATCCGGGCAGCTCGATCAGTTACGAGCAAGGAACTTCCATCAGTGGGACGGATCTCGGTGGAATAGACGCCGCGGTTGCCGCGGCAGCTTCGGCGGACATCACGATCCTCGTCGTAGGCGATCGTTCCGGCATGTTCGGTAACGGAACGTCGGGCGAAGGCTGTGATGTGACCACGCTTGAGCTTCCTGGCGTGCAGACCCAGTTGGTTGACCGCGTCTTGGAAGCAAGCAGCAACGTGATCCTGCTGGTTGTCTCCGGCCGACCGTATGCGATCGGAGATGCCGCGAGCCGCGCAGCTGCCGCCCTGCAGGTCTTCTTTCCCGGCGAGGAGGGCGCTTCGGCCATCGCTGGTGTTCTCTCCGGGCGAGTCGAACCCTCCGGTCGGCTGCCAGTCCAGATTCCGGGCGGCAGGGCAAGCCAGCCAGGCACCTACCTCGCCGCTCCGCTCGCGCTGCGTAGCGACGGGGTCAGCAACATCGACCCCACGCCGGCGTACCCGTTCGGCTACGGCTTGTCTTACTCGCAGCTGACGATCGACGACGCCCGAGTCGATCGCGAAGAGATCGAAACGGACGGGGAAGTGCGCGTCACCGCGGCGATCGCGAACGTCGGTAGTCGTTCCGCGTGGCACATTCCGCAGCTCTATCTGAGCGACCCGGTCGCGTCGGTCACCCGCCCAGTTCGGGCGCGGTTGGCGTCGCGTCGGGTGTTCCTTGAGCCGGGGCAGAGCGCCGAGGTCACGTTCGAGGTCCACACTGACGTGCTCGGGTTCACGGGGCGAGAGCTGCGGCGTCAGGTTGAGGCAGGCGAGTTGATCTTCACGGTCGCGCAAGACGCTGCCGACGACGGCAGGTCTGTGTCCGTCGTCCTCAGCGGAGAGACACGGTACACCCCGGCTGCTCGCCGATACTCGGTCGGCAGCGAAGCGACGCTTTCGCGCTGA
- a CDS encoding LacI family DNA-binding transcriptional regulator, translating to MTRTEVTIPGGHRTTLTAVARAAGVSIGTVSKVVNGRTGVGTDTRKRVQEAIGELGYVSIGERQQSTMTRGEISVELLLDSKDIANPYISTFLQGVMDAAGKFDVGVTLRNLTGVERRDPVPWAQKLARSGRSGVIELTSAYSAERAKALRAVGLQMVLVDPIDVPRTSIPSIGATNWQGAYAATRHLLELGHTRIAYIGGPEGAACDLARAHGWAAAMAEDGIAVDATAVPRGGYTFDHGLSAATAILASDDRPTAIFAGSDVSATGVLEAARRAGLTVPDDLSVVGFDDTHIASISTPPLTAVHQPIADIGRTALSTLLRLARGEALVTKRIELSTELVVRASTTTPPETIRPAAFSSAQNGTQ from the coding sequence ATGACCCGAACTGAGGTGACGATACCCGGAGGCCATCGCACGACGCTGACAGCGGTTGCTCGCGCAGCCGGCGTGTCGATCGGTACGGTGTCGAAGGTCGTGAACGGTCGCACCGGAGTCGGAACCGACACCCGCAAACGTGTTCAGGAGGCGATCGGAGAACTCGGCTACGTCAGCATCGGCGAACGTCAGCAGAGCACCATGACACGCGGCGAGATCAGCGTCGAGCTTCTGTTGGACTCCAAGGACATCGCCAACCCGTACATCTCCACTTTCCTGCAGGGCGTCATGGACGCTGCGGGCAAGTTCGATGTCGGTGTGACGCTGAGGAACCTCACCGGCGTCGAACGGCGCGATCCCGTGCCGTGGGCGCAGAAGCTCGCCCGGTCCGGTCGGAGCGGCGTGATCGAGCTCACGAGTGCGTACTCTGCTGAGCGCGCGAAGGCGCTTCGCGCTGTCGGTCTGCAGATGGTTCTCGTCGACCCGATCGATGTCCCGAGAACGTCGATTCCCAGTATTGGTGCGACGAACTGGCAAGGCGCGTACGCCGCGACACGTCACCTGCTTGAACTTGGCCACACCCGGATCGCGTACATTGGCGGTCCCGAAGGTGCTGCCTGCGACCTTGCCCGCGCTCACGGTTGGGCGGCGGCGATGGCCGAGGACGGCATCGCCGTCGATGCCACCGCAGTCCCGCGAGGCGGCTACACGTTCGATCACGGCCTGAGCGCTGCCACAGCCATCCTCGCCAGCGACGACCGTCCAACAGCGATCTTCGCCGGAAGCGACGTCAGCGCGACTGGTGTGCTCGAGGCTGCTCGGCGAGCCGGGCTCACCGTGCCTGACGACCTCAGCGTGGTCGGCTTCGACGACACCCACATCGCGTCGATCTCCACGCCTCCCTTGACGGCGGTCCACCAGCCGATCGCGGACATCGGGCGGACAGCCCTGTCAACGCTGCTGCGCCTCGCACGCGGCGAAGCGTTGGTGACCAAACGGATCGAACTCTCCACGGAGCTCGTTGTCCGCGCCTCAACAACCACTCCGCCGGAGACGATTCGGCCCGCCGCCTTTTCCTCTGCTCAGAACGGAACGCAATGA
- a CDS encoding carbohydrate ABC transporter permease produces MSALTQPKTRDVASSRRAAPRTSRTSKRPNILGAIGGYIWLAVIILPIYYIVITSIRPQEGFYSSNQLLPPANPTLDQYGLVLQSDFFLYLFNSAVVTIVSVAVTVLLSLGAAYAIVRSNTRFTRIGFTIFLIGLAVPLQATIIPLFYMMSKVGLYDSLLALILPSIGFAIPLTVLVLSNFLRDLPNELFESMRVDGASNWRMLVSLVAPLSRPALITVVIYDALTVWNGFLFPLVLTQSPDKRTLPLSLWTFQGQFSVNIPATLAAVVLSTLPIFALYLVGRRQLVAGITAGFGK; encoded by the coding sequence ATGAGCGCGCTCACGCAGCCCAAAACCCGCGACGTCGCCAGCTCGCGCCGCGCGGCACCGCGCACAAGCCGTACCTCGAAACGACCGAACATTCTCGGCGCGATCGGCGGGTACATCTGGCTTGCTGTGATCATCCTCCCGATCTACTACATCGTGATCACCAGCATCCGGCCGCAGGAAGGGTTCTACTCCTCAAACCAGTTGCTTCCCCCGGCGAACCCGACGCTCGACCAGTACGGGCTTGTGCTGCAGAGCGACTTCTTCCTCTACCTCTTTAACAGTGCTGTCGTCACGATCGTCAGCGTCGCGGTAACCGTGTTGCTGAGTTTGGGTGCCGCCTACGCCATCGTCCGCTCGAACACGCGGTTCACCCGGATCGGTTTCACGATCTTCCTCATCGGGTTGGCGGTCCCACTACAGGCGACGATCATTCCGCTGTTCTACATGATGAGCAAAGTGGGCCTGTACGACTCGCTACTCGCTCTGATCCTGCCGTCCATCGGGTTCGCTATCCCGTTGACCGTGTTGGTCCTCAGCAACTTCTTGCGTGACCTGCCGAACGAGTTGTTCGAGTCGATGCGGGTCGACGGCGCATCGAACTGGAGGATGCTCGTCTCCCTGGTGGCGCCGCTGTCCCGTCCGGCGTTGATCACCGTGGTCATCTACGACGCGCTGACCGTCTGGAACGGGTTCCTCTTCCCCCTGGTCCTCACTCAGAGTCCGGACAAACGAACCCTTCCGCTGTCGCTGTGGACATTCCAGGGCCAGTTCAGCGTGAACATCCCGGCAACTCTCGCGGCAGTTGTGCTTTCGACCCTGCCGATCTTCGCGCTGTACCTGGTTGGCAGGCGACAGCTCGTCGCCGGTATTACGGCAGGATTCGGGAAATGA